One window of the Camelina sativa cultivar DH55 chromosome 1, Cs, whole genome shotgun sequence genome contains the following:
- the LOC104783686 gene encoding autophagy-related protein 13b isoform X2, with product MSSSHNRSSNNNNSEGAKAEQIIFEFFAKSLHIILESRTPFMSSRNFSGEQMMCSPSSSSSSSSSVRPRDKWFNLALRECPAALESFDIGRRSTLEPLVVDVVLVVRPLVGDQMNLSGNRELIRNFSGKEYQSSGWNSDQDELGCETKNEQIIERWVVQYDNRKIRESATTSSRRSSSNKLQVMYKKATLLLRSLFVMVRLLPAYKIFRELNSSGQIFKFKLVPRVPSIVEPFTRREEAEMQKFSFTPVETICGRLCLSVLYRSLSDVSCEHSTPMSPTFITDYVGSPLADPLKRFPSLPLSYGSPPLLPFQRRHSWSFDRHKASPPSVSCSPSPTRSDSHALVSHPCSRNLPPQPSEMPTGRRKESYAEEYSPYQDFSPPPSPSAPIQAVSRGITRTESAPVRIPAPTFQTKQNIVAPSPHLKLSRHTSLKPVRDFGPGESGSAIDKLYLYGRDDFRKHSGMRLSSNSSPRISFSRSSSRSYQDDVDDPDFPCPFDVEYDDITDRSSRPGSFDHRGDIHEPLESSGSFPKKSQDAAVGALVRMLKKAPPLRQDVSESSIPEICWNNNKPARAQEIAVASITASGIALASKTTADAMEELRTYKEMKNHLLLSQSTSNPSSVTATSPFDA from the exons ATGTCATCTTCACACAACAGGagtagcaacaacaacaattcagAAGGTGCTAAAGCAGAACAGATCATATTTGAGTTCTTTGCTAAAAGCCTTCACATTATTCTCGAATCAAGGACTCCTTTTATGTCTTCAAGGAATTTTAGTGGTGAGCAGATGATGTGTTCcccttcctcatcttcttcctcttcctccagTGTCAGGCCTCGTGACAAGTGGTTCAATCTAGCTCTCAGGGAATGTCCTGCAGCGTTAGAGAGTTTCGATATCGGTCGTAGAAGCACTCTTGAGCCTTTGGTTGTTGATGTGGTTCTTGTTGTGAGACCACTTGTTGGTGATCAGATGAACTTGTCTGGTAATAGGGAGCTTATCAGGAACTTTTCAGGGAAAGAGTATCAATCGTCGGGTTGGAATTCTGATCAAGATGAATTGGGATGTGAGACTAAGAACGAGCAGATAATTGAGAGATGGGTGGTGCAGTATGATAATAGGAAGATCAGGGAATCTGCTACTACCAGCAGCAGGAGGTCAAGCAGTAATAAGTTGCAAGTGATGTATAAGAAAGCAACTCTGCTGCTTAGATCATTGTTTGTGATGGTTAGGCTTTTACCTGCTTATAAGATTTTCAGGGAACTCAATTCCTCTGGGCAGATCTTCAAGTTCAAGCTTGTTCCTAGGGTCCCTTCTATAGTTGAGCCATTCACTCgcagagaagaagcagaaatGCAGAAGTTTTCTTTCACTCCGGTTGAGACCATCTGTGGTAGACTTTGCTTATCGGTCTTATATCGTTCTCTCTCAGATGTCAGTTGCGAACACTCAACTCCTATGTCTCCAACGTTTATAACCGATTATGTTGGAAGTCCCCTGGCTGATCCTTTAAAGAG GTTCCCTTCCCTTCCTCTTTCATATGGCTCACCTCCTTTGTTGCCATTTCAAAGGCGCCATAGCTGGAGTTTCGATCGTCACAAGGCGTCTCCACCTTCTGTTTCTTGCTCACCATCGCCTACTCGCTCGGATTCACATGCATTGGTTTCACATCCTTGTTCCCGTAACCTTCCTCCTCAGCCTTCTGAGATGCCCACTGGTCGTAGAAAAGAAAGCTACGCTGAAGAGTATTCTCCTTATCAAGACTTCTcccctcctccttctccttcagCACCTATACAGGCCGTCTCAAGAGGCATCACACGTACTGAAAGTGCTCCAGTGAGAATCCCAGCTCCGACCTtccagacaaaacaaaacattgtgGCACCTTCTCCTCATCTAAAATTGTCGAGACACACTTCCTTGAAGCCTGTGAGAGACTTTGGTCCTGGTGAATCTGGATCAGCAATAGACAAG CTGTATCTTTATGGAAGAGATGACTTTAGGAAGCATTCTGGAATGAGGCTGTCTTCCAACAGCTCACCGCGGATATCATTTTCCAGGAGTTCCAGTAGATCTTACCAAGACGATGTTGATGATCCTGATTTCCCTTGCCCATTTGATGTTGAGTATGATGATATTACAGATCGTAGTAGCAG ACCAGGGTCGTTCGACCACAGAGGAGACATACATGAGCCACTTGAGTCAAGCGGTTCATTCCCGAAGAAGTCCCAAGATGCTGCAGTTGGTGCCCTTGTGAGAATGCTGAAGAAAGCTCCACCTCTGAGACAAGACGTCTCTGAATCTTCCATACCTGAAATCTGttggaacaacaacaaaccagcACGGGCTCAGGAGATAGCAGTAGCGTCAATCACAGCCTCAGGGATTGCTCTGGCCTCAAAGACAACAGCTGATGCTATGGAAGAGTTGAGGACTTACAAAGAAATGAAGAACCATTTGTTGCTTAGTCAATCCACATCAAACCCTTCCTCGGTTACTGCTACTTCACCCTTTGATGCTTGA
- the LOC104783686 gene encoding autophagy-related protein 13b isoform X1 → MSSSHNRSSNNNNSEGAKAEQIIFEFFAKSLHIILESRTPFMSSRNFSGEQMMCSPSSSSSSSSSVRPRDKWFNLALRECPAALESFDIGRRSTLEPLVVDVVLVVRPLVGDQMNLSGNRELIRNFSGKEYQSSGWNSDQDELGCETKNEQIIERWVVQYDNRKIRESATTSSRRSSSNKLQVMYKKATLLLRSLFVMVRLLPAYKIFRELNSSGQIFKFKLVPRVPSIVEPFTRREEAEMQKFSFTPVETICGRLCLSILYRSLSDVSCEHSTPMSPTFITDYVGSPLADPLKRFPSLPLSYGSPPLLPFQRRHSWSFDRHKASPPSVSCSPSPTRSDSHALVSHPCSRNLPPQPSEMPTGRRKESYAEEYSPYQDFSPPPSPSAPIQAVSRGITRTESAPVRIPAPTFQTKQNIVAPSPHLKLSRHTSLKPVRDFGPGESGSAIDKLYLYGRDDFRKHSGMRLSSNSSPRISFSRSSSRSYQDDVDDPDFPCPFDVEYDDITDRSSRPGSFDHRGDIHEPLESSGSFPKKSQDAAVGALVRMLKKAPPLRQDVSESSIPEICWNNNKPARAQEIAVASITASGIALASKTTADAMEELRTYKEMKNHLLLSQSTSNPSSVTATSPFDA, encoded by the exons ATGTCATCTTCACACAACAGGagtagcaacaacaacaattcagAAGGTGCTAAAGCAGAACAGATCATATTTGAGTTCTTTGCTAAAAGCCTTCACATTATTCTCGAATCAAGGACTCCTTTTATGTCTTCAAGGAATTTTAGTGGTGAGCAGATGATGTGTTCcccttcctcatcttcttcctcttcctccagTGTCAGGCCTCGTGACAAGTGGTTCAATCTAGCTCTCAGGGAATGTCCTGCAGCGTTAGAGAGTTTCGATATCGGTCGTAGAAGCACTCTTGAGCCTTTGGTTGTTGATGTGGTTCTTGTTGTGAGACCACTTGTTGGTGATCAGATGAACTTGTCTGGTAATAGGGAGCTTATCAGGAACTTTTCAGGGAAAGAGTATCAATCGTCGGGTTGGAATTCTGATCAAGATGAATTGGGATGTGAGACTAAGAACGAGCAGATAATTGAGAGATGGGTGGTGCAGTATGATAATAGGAAGATCAGGGAATCTGCTACTACCAGCAGCAGGAGGTCAAGCAGTAATAAGTTGCAAGTGATGTATAAGAAAGCAACTCTGCTGCTTAGATCATTGTTTGTGATGGTTAGGCTTTTACCTGCTTATAAG ATTTTCAGGGAACTCAATTCCTCTGGGCAGATCTTCAAGTTCAAGCTTGTTCCTAGGGTCCCTTCTATAGTTGAGCCATTCACTCgcagagaagaagcagaaatGCAGAAATTTTCTTTCACGCCGGTTGAGACTATCTGTGGTAGACTTTGCTTATCGATTTTGTATCGTTCTCTCTCAGATGTCAGTTGCGAACACTCAACTCCTATGTCTCCAACATTTATAACTGATTATGTTGGAAGTCCCCTGGCTGATCCTTTAAAGAGGTTCCCTTCCCTTCCTCTTTCATATGGCTCACCTCCTTTGTTGCCATTTCAAAGGCGCCATAGCTGGAGTTTCGATCGTCACAAGGCGTCTCCACCTTCTGTTTCTTGCTCACCATCGCCTACTCGCTCGGATTCACATGCATTGGTTTCACATCCTTGTTCCCGTAACCTTCCTCCTCAGCCTTCTGAGATGCCCACTGGTCGTAGAAAAGAAAGCTACGCTGAAGAGTATTCTCCTTATCAAGACTTCTcccctcctccttctccttcagCACCTATACAGGCCGTCTCAAGAGGCATCACACGTACTGAAAGTGCTCCAGTGAGAATCCCAGCTCCGACCTtccagacaaaacaaaacattgtgGCACCTTCTCCTCATCTAAAATTGTCGAGACACACTTCCTTGAAGCCTGTGAGAGACTTTGGTCCTGGTGAATCTGGATCAGCAATAGACAAG CTGTATCTTTATGGAAGAGATGACTTTAGGAAGCATTCTGGAATGAGGCTGTCTTCCAACAGCTCACCGCGGATATCATTTTCCAGGAGTTCCAGTAGATCTTACCAAGACGATGTTGATGATCCTGATTTCCCTTGCCCATTTGATGTTGAGTATGATGATATTACAGATCGTAGTAGCAG ACCAGGGTCGTTCGACCACAGAGGAGACATACATGAGCCACTTGAGTCAAGCGGTTCATTCCCGAAGAAGTCCCAAGATGCTGCAGTTGGTGCCCTTGTGAGAATGCTGAAGAAAGCTCCACCTCTGAGACAAGACGTCTCTGAATCTTCCATACCTGAAATCTGttggaacaacaacaaaccagcACGGGCTCAGGAGATAGCAGTAGCGTCAATCACAGCCTCAGGGATTGCTCTGGCCTCAAAGACAACAGCTGATGCTATGGAAGAGTTGAGGACTTACAAAGAAATGAAGAACCATTTGTTGCTTAGTCAATCCACATCAAACCCTTCCTCGGTTACTGCTACTTCACCCTTTGATGCTTGA
- the LOC104783695 gene encoding putative 60S ribosomal protein L30-1 encodes MVVAKKTKKSHEGINSRLALVMKSGKYTLGYKSVLKSLRSSRGKLILISNNCPPLRRSEIEYYAMLAKVGVHHYNGNNVELGTACGKYFRVSCLSIVDPGDSDIIKALPSDQ; translated from the exons ATGGTTGTagcgaagaagacgaagaagtcCCATGAGGGAATCAACAGCCGATTGGCTCTTGTGATGAAGAGTGGAAAGTACACTCTTGGGTACAAATCTGTTCTCAAATCCCTTCGCAGCTCCAGAG GTAAGCTCATATTGATATCTAACAATTGCCCACCGTTGAGGAGATCGGAGATCGAGTACTACGCCATGCTTGCCAAAGTTGGTGTTCATCACTACAATGGCAACAACGTTGAGTTGGGAACTGCTTGTGGTAAATACTTCAGGGTTTCTTGCCTCAGCATCGTCGATCCTGGTGATTCTGACATCATCAAGGCCCTCCCTAGTGATCAGTGA